The following proteins come from a genomic window of Chiroxiphia lanceolata isolate bChiLan1 chromosome 28, bChiLan1.pri, whole genome shotgun sequence:
- the LSM1 gene encoding U6 snRNA-associated Sm-like protein LSm1 isoform X2, with product MNYMPGTASLIQDIDKKHLVLLRDGRTLIGYLRSIDQFEIARVMFALQPIARSLPRTCSTNNARRLLRCRRHEGLSKLGVAPDCRAHPRGQEVWGHPSGHLCREGRERGSAGGN from the exons ATGAACTACATGCCCGGCACGGCCAGTCTGATCCAGGACATCGACA AGAAGCACCTGGTGCTGCTGCGGGACGGGCGGACGCTCATCGGGTACCTGCGCAGCATCGACCAGTTCG AAATAGCCCGGGTGATGTTCGCGCTCCAGCCCATCGCTCGCTCCTTGCCAAGAACCTGCAGCACCAACAACGCCCGCCGTCTTCTCCGCTGCCGAAGGCACGAGGGTCTCAG CAAACTTGGTGTTGCACCAGACTGTAGAGCGCATCCACGTGGGCAAGAAGTATGGGGACATCCCTCGGGGCATCTTTGTCGTGAGGGGCGAGAACGTGGTTCTGCTGGGGGAAATT GA
- the BAG4 gene encoding BAG family molecular chaperone regulator 4 isoform X1 — translation MSMSPHLSSALQAMDSPYANGAYSPPYPHYPSLPQARGFYCSGPPRTPYPPEPTGLYRPPSPAPAWSYVSPECPAEGSALRRQQVPGYSPPQTPGMPIPQYPYGDSSAGVTAQGPVPQPRAPEDTWGPPSVYGVQPRYAWPTAPGHGNLYVSDSHPSWTNSGAPSHPPAWDSQDSAYDRPEQSPSQHSYYSEVNQQPSGPVGEPRPAQPRVQYSAQPQLYDLAPRRPPSREPGAKPADPPPANPTAIQRILHVMGQAEQLEEEVDEFVGKKTDKSYRLLEEMLTKLLLELDSIETGGQDSVRQARKETVHRIQAILEKLERKGL, via the exons ATGTCCATGTCCCCTCAcctttcctctgctctccaggcGATGGATTCTCCCTATGCCAACGGAGCCTACAGCCCCCCGTACCCACACTACCCCAGCCTGCCCCAGGCACGGGGGTTCTACTGCTCGGGGCCCCCCCGGACCCCCTACCCCCCGGAGCCCACGGGGCTGTACCGGCCTCCATCGCCTGCTCCCGCCTGGAGCTACGTGTCCCCGGAGTGTCCCGCCGAGGGCTCCGCGCTCCGGAGGCAGCAGGTCCCTGGCTACTCCCCACCACAG ACCCCGGGAATGCCGATCCCACAGTATCCATACGGAGACAGCAGTGCAGGGGTCACGGCCCAGGGGCCTGTgccacagcccagagccccAGAGGACACGTGGGGCCCCCCCTCAGTGTATGGGGTGCAGCCACGTTACGCCTGGCCCACGGCCCCGGGGCACGGGAACCTGTATGTGTCTGACTCACACCCATCCTGGACCAACAGTGGggctccttcccaccctcctgcctGGGACTCACAG GACTCTGCCTACGACAGACCCGAGCAGAGCCCGAGCCAGCACAGCTACTACTCCGAGGTGAACCAGCAGCCCTCGGGGCCGGTGGGGGAGCCcaggccagcccagccccgggtGCAGTACagtgcccagccccagctgtaCGACCTCGCCCCGCGCCGGCCCCCGAGCAGGGAGCCCGGAGCCAAACCTGCCGACCCGCCTCCTGCAAATCCCACAGCCATCCAGAGGATCCTCCACGTCATGGGGCAggctgagcagctggaggaagaggTGGATGAGTTTGTAGGGAAAAAGACAGATAAATCCTACCGGCTCCTGGAGGAGATGTTGaccaagctgctgctggagctggattCCATCGAGACTGGGGGCCAGGACAGTGTCCGGCAGGCCAGGAAAGAGACCGTCCACAGAATTCAGGCCATACtggaaaaactggaaagaaagggATTGTGA
- the LSM1 gene encoding U6 snRNA-associated Sm-like protein LSm1 isoform X1, whose amino-acid sequence MNYMPGTASLIQDIDKKHLVLLRDGRTLIGYLRSIDQFANLVLHQTVERIHVGKKYGDIPRGIFVVRGENVVLLGEIDLEKESDTPLQQVSIEEILEEQRVELQAKQESEKLKVQALKERGLSVPRADTLDEY is encoded by the exons ATGAACTACATGCCCGGCACGGCCAGTCTGATCCAGGACATCGACA AGAAGCACCTGGTGCTGCTGCGGGACGGGCGGACGCTCATCGGGTACCTGCGCAGCATCGACCAGTTCG CAAACTTGGTGTTGCACCAGACTGTAGAGCGCATCCACGTGGGCAAGAAGTATGGGGACATCCCTCGGGGCATCTTTGTCGTGAGGGGCGAGAACGTGGTTCTGCTGGGGGAAATT GACCTGGAGAAGGAGAGCGACACACCTCTGCAGCAGGTGTCCATTGAGGAGATCCTGGAGGAGCAGCGGGTGGAGCTGCAGGCCAAGCAGGAGTCAGAGAAGCTGAAGGTGCAGGCGCTGAAGGAGCGGGGCCTGTCGGTGCCGCGGGCGGACACGCTGGACGAGTACTAG
- the STAR gene encoding steroidogenic acute regulatory protein, mitochondrial produces MLPATSKLCAAISYRHLRNMTGLRRQAAVAISQELSRLACRSPGPSSWIHQVRRRSSLLSSRLEEKPFSDMEMSYIKQGEEALQKSLRILEDQDGWKTETVVGNGDKVLSKVLPDVGKVFRLEVVVDQPLDSVYGELVDNMEQMGDWNPNVKEVKILEKIGKDTVITHEKAAPTPGNIIGPRDFVSVRCSKRRGSTCVLAGMSTTYGAMPEQEGFVRAENGPTCMVLRPLPGSPSRTRLTWLLSIDLKGWLPKTIINQVLSQTQVDFAKHLRQRLARPEPVSC; encoded by the exons ATGCTCCCAGCCACGTCCAAGCTCTGCGCCGCCATCTCCTACCGGCACCTGCGCAACATGACCG GTCTGAGGAGACAAGCCGCCGTGGCCATcagccaggagctgagcagaCTCGCCTGCCGCAGCCCAGGACCCAGCTCCTGGATCCACCAGGTGCGCAGGAGGAGCTCCTTGCTCA GCTCGAGGTTGGAGGAGAAGCCCTTCAGTGACATGGAAATGTCTTACATCAAACAAGGAGAGGAAGCCCTGCAGAAATCCCTCAGAATCCTGGAGGACCAGGACGGCTGGAAGACGGAGACGGTGGTG GGAAACGGAGACAAAGTGCTGAGCAAGGTGCTGCCGGACGTGGGGAAGGTGTTCCggctggaggtggtggtggaCCAGCCCCTGGACTCAGTGTACGGAGAGCTGGTGGACAACATGGAGCAGATGGGAGACTGGAACCCCAACGTCAAAGAAGTCAAG ATTCTGGAGAAGATTGGGAAGGACACGGTGATCACCCACGAGAAGGCAGCCCCGACCCCTGGGAACATTATTGGGCCCCGGGACTTCGTGAGCGTCCGGTGCTCCAAGAGACGCGGCTCCACCTGTGTCCTGGCCGGCATGTCCACGACGTACGGAGCGATGCCGGAGCAGGAGGGGTTCGTCAG ggctgagaACGGTCCCACCTGCATGGTCCTGCGCCCGCTGCCCGGCAGCCCCTCCCGGACCAGGCTGACCTGGCTGCTCAGTATCGACCTCAAG GGCTGGCTGCCCAAGACCATCATCAACCAGGTCCTGTCCCAGACACAGGTGGACTTTGCCAAACAC
- the LOC116799438 gene encoding G protein-coupled receptor kinase 5-like yields the protein MVCGDPCTMELENIVANTVLLKAREGGGGKRKGRSKKWREILRFPHISQCDELRKGLEQDYGSLCQRQPIGRLLFRQFCETRPELLSCIRFLDAVEEYELSPDEKRKEMGEEIIQRFLRQESPDSLPEVGHPHASEYLQDLQKSPCKDLFSSCLRPLHQFLSGDPFADYRASMYFDRFLQWKYLERQAVTKDTFRQYRILGKGGFGEVCACQVRATGKMYACKKLEKKRIKKRKGEAMALNEKQILEKVNSRFVVSLAYAYETKDALCLVLTIMNGGDLKFHIYNMGNPGFEDKRVAFYAAEICCGLQHLHQEGIVYRDLKPENILLDDNGHIRISDLGLAVKIPEGETIHGRVGTVGYMAPEVISNERYTFSPDWWGLGCLVYEMIEGQSPFRARKERVKREEVEKRVQEEQELYSDKFSEDAQAICKLLLAKDPGVRLGCGAGRAAEVKQHPFFRTINFKRLEAGIMTPPFVPDPRAVYCKDVLDIEQFSTVKGVNLDKTDSDFYAKFATGSVSIPWQNEMIETECFKDLNVFGPSGTRSPDLDWQRLPEPPRRSLLQRLFRRHPADYTIGTSVHAPSPAAVNSHPPVAKSSCQAPAPAPS from the exons ATGGTGTGCGGGGACCCCTGCACCATGGAGCTGGAGAACATCGTGGCCAACACCGTCCTGCTCAAGGCACGGGAAG GAGGCGGCGGCAAGAGGAAAGGCCGGAGCAAGAAGTGGAGGGAGATCCTGCGGTTCCCGCACATCAGCCAGTGCGACGAGCTGCGGAAGGGCCTGG agcaggactaCGGCAGCCTGTGCCAGCGGCAGCCCATCGGCCGCCTGCTCTTCCGGCAGTTCTGTGAGACGCGGCCGGAGCTCCTGAGCTGCATCCGCTTCCTGGACGCCGTG GAGGAGTACGAACTCTCCCCAGATGAGAAGCGGAAGGAGATGGGGGAAGAGATCATCCAGCGGTTCCTCAGGCAGGAG TCCCCAGATTCCCTGCCCGAGGTGGGCCACCCCCACGCCAGTGAGTACCTGCAGGACCTGCAGAAGAGCCCCTGCAAGGACCTGTTCAGCAGCTGCCTGCG CCCCCTGCACCAGTTCCTGAGCGGGGACCCCTTTGCTGACTACCGGGCCAGCATGTACTTCGACCGGTTCCTGCAGTGGAAGTACCTGGAGAG GCAGGCTGTCACCAAGGACACCTTCCGGCAGTACCGGATCCTGGGCAAGGGCGGGTTCGGAGAG GTGTGTGCCTGCCAGGTGCGGGCCACGGGCAAGATGTATGCCTGCAAGAAACTGGAGAAGAAGCGGATCAAGAAGCGGAAAGGGGAGGCGATGGCCCTGAACGAGAAGCAGATCCTGGAGAAGGTCAACAGCCGGTTCGTG GTGAGCCTGGCCTATGCCTACGAGACGAAGGACGCTCTGTGCCTGGTGCTGACCATCATGAACGGGGGAGACCTCAAGTTCCACATCTACAACATGGGGAACCCCGGCTTTGAGGACAAGCGCGTGGCCTTCTACGCAGCAGAGATCTGCTGTGGGCTCCAGCACCTGCACCAGGAGGGCATCGTCTACAG ggACCTGAAGCCAGAGAATATCCTGCTGGATGACAATG gccATATCAGGATCTCTGACCTGGGGCTGGCTGTCAAGATCCCCGAGGGTGAGACCATCCACGGCCGCGTGGGCACCGTCGGCTACATGG ccccGGAGGTGATCAGCAACGAGCGCTACACCTTCAGCCCCGACTGGTGGGGCCTGGGCTGCCTGGTGTACGAGATGATCGAGGGGCAGTCGCCCTTCCGCGCCCGCAAGGAGCGGGTGAAGCgggaggaggtggagaagcgggtgcaggaggagcaggagctctaCTCGGACAAGTTCAGTGAGGACGCTCAGGCCATCTGCAAGTTG ctcctggccaAGGACCCCGGGGTGCGGCTGGGCTGCGGGGCCGGCAGGGCGGCCGAGGTGAAGCAACATCCCTTCTTCAGGACCATCAACTTCAAGCGGCTGGAGGCCGGAATCATGACCCCCCCCTTCGTGCCGGAC CCGCGGGCGGTTTATTGCAAGGACGTGCTGGACATCGAGCAGTTCTCCACGGTGAAGGGCGTCAACTTGGACAAAACCGACAGTGATTTCTACGCCAAATTCGCCACGGGCAGCGTCTCCATCCCCTGGCAGAACGAG ATGATCGAGACCGAGTGTTTCAAGGACCTCAACGTGTTTGGGCCCAGCGGGACCCGCTCCCCCGACCTGGACTGGCAGCGGCTGCCCGAGCCCCCCAGGCGCAGCCTTTTGCAGCGGCTCTTCCGGCGACAC CCGGCCGACTACACCATTGGCACCTCTGTCCAcgcccccagcccagctgctgtgaACTCACACCCTCCTGTGGCCAAATCCTCCTGCCAGGCACCAGCACCGGCACCGTCTTGA
- the BAG4 gene encoding BAG family molecular chaperone regulator 4 isoform X2, translated as MDSPYANGAYSPPYPHYPSLPQARGFYCSGPPRTPYPPEPTGLYRPPSPAPAWSYVSPECPAEGSALRRQQVPGYSPPQTPGMPIPQYPYGDSSAGVTAQGPVPQPRAPEDTWGPPSVYGVQPRYAWPTAPGHGNLYVSDSHPSWTNSGAPSHPPAWDSQDSAYDRPEQSPSQHSYYSEVNQQPSGPVGEPRPAQPRVQYSAQPQLYDLAPRRPPSREPGAKPADPPPANPTAIQRILHVMGQAEQLEEEVDEFVGKKTDKSYRLLEEMLTKLLLELDSIETGGQDSVRQARKETVHRIQAILEKLERKGL; from the exons ATGGATTCTCCCTATGCCAACGGAGCCTACAGCCCCCCGTACCCACACTACCCCAGCCTGCCCCAGGCACGGGGGTTCTACTGCTCGGGGCCCCCCCGGACCCCCTACCCCCCGGAGCCCACGGGGCTGTACCGGCCTCCATCGCCTGCTCCCGCCTGGAGCTACGTGTCCCCGGAGTGTCCCGCCGAGGGCTCCGCGCTCCGGAGGCAGCAGGTCCCTGGCTACTCCCCACCACAG ACCCCGGGAATGCCGATCCCACAGTATCCATACGGAGACAGCAGTGCAGGGGTCACGGCCCAGGGGCCTGTgccacagcccagagccccAGAGGACACGTGGGGCCCCCCCTCAGTGTATGGGGTGCAGCCACGTTACGCCTGGCCCACGGCCCCGGGGCACGGGAACCTGTATGTGTCTGACTCACACCCATCCTGGACCAACAGTGGggctccttcccaccctcctgcctGGGACTCACAG GACTCTGCCTACGACAGACCCGAGCAGAGCCCGAGCCAGCACAGCTACTACTCCGAGGTGAACCAGCAGCCCTCGGGGCCGGTGGGGGAGCCcaggccagcccagccccgggtGCAGTACagtgcccagccccagctgtaCGACCTCGCCCCGCGCCGGCCCCCGAGCAGGGAGCCCGGAGCCAAACCTGCCGACCCGCCTCCTGCAAATCCCACAGCCATCCAGAGGATCCTCCACGTCATGGGGCAggctgagcagctggaggaagaggTGGATGAGTTTGTAGGGAAAAAGACAGATAAATCCTACCGGCTCCTGGAGGAGATGTTGaccaagctgctgctggagctggattCCATCGAGACTGGGGGCCAGGACAGTGTCCGGCAGGCCAGGAAAGAGACCGTCCACAGAATTCAGGCCATACtggaaaaactggaaagaaagggATTGTGA